In the Engystomops pustulosus chromosome 2, aEngPut4.maternal, whole genome shotgun sequence genome, one interval contains:
- the LOC140117045 gene encoding transcription factor 15-like, with protein MNEQLQKQPHAQSKWSNHSKNDLLRCQWIKWSCSLPTGATCLQCIKVMGARGIVLLMRTEAQTTGVDCRTMKCLSGGIGQPLDCSSGLLSDAEDLESASDSSEKSLGGGDDGGYSSPSGDNRGKRKRKSKLSGVSKQRQAANARERDRTHSVNTAFTALRTLIPTEPADRKLSKIETLRLASSYISHLANILLLGEDSMDGQPCLQYRASVTSTAPKPICTFCLSNQRKIHREGEKHLSI; from the exons AAGCAACCACATGCTCAGTCTAAATGGAGCAACCATTCAAAAAATGACTTGCTGAGGTGTCAGTGGATCAAGTGGAGTTGCTCGCTACCAACAGGTGCTACTTGCCTGCAGTGCATAAAAGTGATGGGAGCCCGGGGGATAGTGCTGCTCATGAGGACAGAGGCACAGACTACAGGCGTGGACTGCAGGACTATGAAGTGTTTAAGTGGTGGTATTGGGCAACCTCTGGACTGTAGCAGTGGTTTACTATCTGATGCTGAAGATCTTGAAAGTGCAAGTGACAGTTCAGAAAAATCTCttggtggaggagatgatgggggttacaGCAGCCCATCTGGGGACAACAGGGGCAAAAGAAAAAGGAAGAGTAAATTATCAGGAGTCAGTAAGCAAAGACAAGCTGCCAATGCACGAGAGAGAGACAGAACACacagtgtgaatacagccttcaCTGCTCTCAGGACACTAATCCCCACAGAGCCTGCAGACCGCAAGCTATCCAAAATAGAAACCCTCAGGCTGGCCTCCAGTTACATTTCTCATCTCGCCAACATCCTGCTACTGGGAGAGGACTCCATGGATggacagccatgtctacagtatAGAGCTTCTGTGACCAGCACAGCTCCCAAACCTATCTGCACTTTTTGCCTCAGTAATCAAAGAAAAATA CACAGGGAAGGGGAGAAGCACTTGTCTATTTAA